One genomic window of Legionella jordanis includes the following:
- a CDS encoding carbon-nitrogen hydrolase family protein: MPKVAAVQLTSSASVTNNLKQLETFFAQAKEGNVELLAFPENFALMAKDDKDKLAKSETYGAGEIQSHISRWAKKYGIWVIAGTIPLKGLQNHVRSSCLVFDDQGLCAARYDKIHLFDVRVSEHEAHQESATVERGDEIVVVDTPVGKMGLSVCYDLRFPELYRQLVLRGAEIFAVPSAFTAITGAAHWEVLLRARAIENLCYIIAPGQGGKHENGRETYGHSMIIDPWGKIIAHQEAGVGMITAEVDLHRLNHLRRQFPCNEHHVLSTKRER; this comes from the coding sequence ATGCCCAAAGTTGCTGCGGTACAACTCACCTCTTCTGCATCCGTCACTAACAATTTAAAACAGTTAGAAACTTTTTTCGCGCAAGCCAAAGAGGGGAATGTTGAGTTACTCGCGTTTCCAGAAAATTTTGCCTTAATGGCTAAAGACGATAAAGACAAACTGGCTAAGTCCGAAACTTATGGGGCAGGAGAAATCCAGAGTCACATAAGCCGTTGGGCAAAAAAATATGGAATATGGGTTATAGCTGGAACGATACCTTTGAAAGGCTTACAAAACCATGTGCGCTCAAGTTGTTTAGTCTTTGATGATCAAGGCCTATGTGCGGCTCGTTATGATAAAATCCATCTCTTTGACGTACGCGTCTCTGAGCATGAAGCGCATCAGGAATCAGCCACAGTTGAACGAGGAGATGAAATCGTCGTTGTAGACACGCCAGTTGGTAAAATGGGATTGAGTGTTTGCTACGACTTGCGTTTTCCAGAATTATACCGACAATTAGTATTAAGGGGAGCTGAAATATTCGCGGTACCATCAGCCTTTACTGCCATAACGGGCGCTGCTCACTGGGAAGTGCTGTTAAGGGCTCGAGCCATTGAAAATTTATGCTATATCATTGCTCCGGGACAGGGGGGGAAGCATGAAAATGGTCGCGAGACTTATGGTCACAGCATGATTATTGATCCCTGGGGAAAAATTATAGCGCACCAGGAAGCTGGTGTTGGTATGATTACAGCAGAAGTTGATTTGCACCGATTGAATCATTTACGCCGTCAATTTCCCTGTAATGAACATCACGTATTATCTACTAAAAGAGAAAGGTAA
- the tldD gene encoding metalloprotease TldD encodes MTQALALAKDLLLKPASLDESTLEKLIRSMITQHVDDADLYFQSSSYESWYLEDSEVKSGSYSIDRGVGIRAVSGDKTGYAYCDDILLPAMQRAADAARSIAFTGKKTAQAIQIPGSPISRYAPLNPIEGMSKQEKIALLEAIDREARRIDPRVIQVNASLSGCFEVVMVAGMHGEMTADIRPLVSIHVSVIVEDKNGRRESARSGGGGRVAYSYFTEKDRALSYAREAVREALINLEAEDAPAGTMPVVLGPGWPGVLLHEAVGHGLEGDFNRKGLSAFSGRLGQQVAAKGVTVVDDGTLKDRRGSITIDDEGTPAQCTTLIEDGVLVNYMQDKLNAKLMGMTATGNCRRESYAHLPMPRMTNTYMLAGQYSPEEIIRTVKRGLYAVNFGGGQVDITSGQFVFSASEAYLIEDGKITKPVKGATLIGNGPEVMKKISMIGNDLALDNGIGVCGKDGQSVPVGVGQPTLKIDALTIGGTR; translated from the coding sequence ATGACTCAGGCATTAGCCCTCGCCAAAGATTTACTATTAAAGCCCGCATCTTTGGACGAATCCACCCTTGAAAAGCTGATTCGCTCAATGATCACTCAACACGTTGATGACGCTGATCTTTATTTTCAAAGCAGCAGCTATGAATCCTGGTATCTCGAGGATTCTGAGGTGAAAAGTGGCAGTTATTCAATTGATCGGGGAGTGGGTATTCGCGCCGTTAGTGGAGACAAAACCGGCTATGCCTATTGCGATGATATTTTATTACCAGCCATGCAAAGGGCTGCTGATGCGGCTCGCTCCATCGCTTTTACGGGAAAAAAAACCGCTCAAGCGATCCAAATTCCTGGCTCACCTATCAGTCGTTATGCTCCATTAAATCCAATTGAAGGAATGAGCAAACAGGAGAAAATTGCTTTACTTGAAGCGATTGATAGAGAAGCAAGGCGTATAGATCCACGGGTCATTCAAGTGAATGCGTCATTAAGCGGTTGCTTTGAAGTGGTTATGGTGGCGGGCATGCATGGTGAGATGACAGCTGACATCAGGCCTTTGGTCAGCATCCATGTCAGTGTGATCGTGGAGGATAAAAATGGTCGTCGTGAGTCCGCACGCTCAGGGGGAGGCGGTCGCGTTGCCTACTCCTATTTCACCGAAAAAGATAGAGCCTTAAGCTATGCCCGCGAAGCGGTTAGAGAAGCATTAATCAATCTTGAAGCTGAAGACGCTCCCGCTGGTACGATGCCGGTGGTGTTAGGTCCAGGCTGGCCTGGTGTATTGTTGCATGAAGCAGTTGGCCATGGTCTGGAAGGGGATTTTAATCGCAAAGGTTTATCCGCATTTTCGGGGCGTCTAGGGCAGCAAGTTGCGGCAAAAGGCGTAACAGTTGTTGATGATGGGACTTTAAAAGACAGACGTGGTTCAATCACCATTGATGATGAGGGGACGCCTGCGCAATGTACAACGCTGATTGAAGATGGAGTTTTAGTTAATTACATGCAAGATAAGCTTAATGCTAAATTGATGGGGATGACTGCTACTGGCAATTGTCGTCGTGAGTCCTATGCCCACCTCCCTATGCCACGCATGACGAATACCTATATGCTTGCCGGTCAATACAGTCCCGAAGAAATTATTCGTACCGTGAAGCGTGGCTTATACGCAGTTAACTTTGGTGGTGGACAGGTAGACATTACTTCCGGTCAGTTTGTCTTTTCAGCGAGCGAAGCTTACCTCATTGAGGACGGTAAAATAACTAAACCAGTAAAAGGAGCAACCCTTATTGGTAATGGTCCTGAAGTGATGAAAAAAATCAGCATGATTGGCAATGACCTTGCTTTGGACAATGGTATTGGCGTGTGTGGCAAAGATGGCCAATCTGTCCCTGTTGGTGTAGGCCAGCCTACACTTAAAATCGATGCATTAACAATTGGTGGAACTCGTTAA
- a CDS encoding Bax inhibitor-1/YccA family protein has translation MNKNDVTFLSRQNEAVLSTNKVLRNTYLLLGMTFLFSALTAYAAFALNTKPMNPLLMIVGVYGLMFLTHALRNSALGLLAVFAFTGFLGYTLGPILNLYVANFSNGHQLIGTALGGTGIIFFGLSGYALTTRKDFSYLGGFLFVAVMVAFLAMIAGIFFQMPALQLVISAAFVLISSGLILFQTSEIIHGGETNYISATVGLFVSIYNLFVSLLNLLSAFSGRD, from the coding sequence ATGAACAAAAATGATGTGACTTTTTTAAGTCGACAAAACGAAGCGGTCCTTAGCACCAATAAGGTTTTGCGTAATACCTATTTACTTTTAGGTATGACTTTCTTATTTAGTGCCTTGACAGCCTATGCTGCATTTGCTTTGAACACTAAGCCAATGAATCCCCTTCTGATGATTGTGGGTGTTTATGGACTGATGTTCTTAACTCATGCCTTAAGAAATAGCGCTTTGGGTCTGCTTGCCGTGTTTGCCTTTACCGGTTTTCTGGGATATACCTTAGGCCCCATTCTTAACCTCTATGTGGCCAATTTTTCCAATGGTCATCAATTAATTGGCACGGCCCTTGGCGGAACAGGTATTATTTTCTTTGGTTTGTCTGGTTACGCTTTAACCACACGTAAGGATTTTAGCTATCTAGGCGGTTTCCTGTTTGTAGCGGTTATGGTGGCTTTCCTAGCCATGATTGCTGGGATCTTTTTCCAAATGCCTGCCCTACAATTGGTCATTTCAGCGGCTTTTGTACTCATCTCTTCTGGCTTAATTTTATTTCAAACCAGTGAGATTATTCACGGTGGAGAAACCAACTACATTTCAGCTACAGTTGGGCTTTTCGTGTCCATTTACAATTTATTTGTAAGTTTACTGAATTTATTAAGTGCCTTTTCAGGTCGCGATTAA